A single Nocardioides bizhenqiangii DNA region contains:
- the nuoE gene encoding NADH-quinone oxidoreductase subunit NuoE: MNVLDDKTLDELREIAGRYPEKRSGLLPMLHLAQSVQGKVTPEAIEACADILDISAADVSGVATFYTMYKRHAVGDFHVGVCTNTLCAVMGGDAIFDRLKEHLDVGNDEVAEKRQGDQHSVSLEHVECNAACDYAPVVMVNWEFMDNQTPDSAVQMVEALRTGQEVRSTRGPAICTWREAERVLAGFPDGRVDEGPGAGPASLAGLEIARERGWTAPTAPAPAAVEAAGSKQEAVSEADTSRAESETVEETSATGESAAEKEEAQ; encoded by the coding sequence GTGAACGTCCTCGACGACAAGACGCTCGACGAGCTGCGCGAGATCGCCGGCCGCTACCCGGAGAAGCGCTCGGGTCTGCTGCCGATGCTCCACCTCGCGCAGTCCGTGCAGGGCAAGGTGACGCCCGAGGCCATCGAGGCCTGCGCCGACATCCTCGACATCTCCGCCGCCGACGTCAGCGGCGTCGCGACGTTCTACACGATGTACAAGCGGCACGCGGTCGGCGACTTCCACGTCGGCGTCTGCACCAACACGCTGTGCGCGGTGATGGGTGGCGACGCGATCTTCGACCGGCTCAAGGAGCACCTCGACGTCGGCAACGACGAGGTCGCCGAGAAGCGGCAAGGCGATCAGCACTCCGTGAGCCTCGAGCACGTCGAGTGCAACGCGGCCTGCGACTACGCCCCGGTCGTGATGGTCAACTGGGAGTTCATGGACAACCAGACCCCCGACAGCGCGGTCCAGATGGTCGAGGCGCTCCGCACCGGCCAGGAGGTCCGCTCCACCCGAGGTCCCGCCATCTGCACCTGGCGCGAGGCCGAGCGGGTGCTCGCCGGCTTCCCCGACGGCCGCGTCGACGAAGGCCCGGGCGCCGGACCGGCGAGTCTGGCCGGGCTCGAGATCGCTCGCGAGCGCGGCTGGACCGCTCCGACCGCGCCGGCACCGGCCGCGGTCGAAGCCGCCGGGTCGAAGCAGGAGGCGGTCTCCGAGGCCGACACGTCGCGGGCCGAGTCCGAGACGGTCGAGGAGACCAGCGCCACCGGCGAGTCCGCTGCGGAGAAGGAGGAGGCGCAGTGA